One part of the Gadus macrocephalus chromosome 8, ASM3116895v1 genome encodes these proteins:
- the ltb4r2b gene encoding leukotriene B4 receptor 2b, with protein sequence MASLSSNHSLPSSHNNTMAELSPVSNDISTAVGALILGIVFLLGVPGNLFVAWSIMARTRHRSVTTLLIFNLACADGFLMALTVFFVIYLATQTWVFGRVMCKILFYLCNVNMYASIFLITLMSLHRLVAVVWPLKLSSVACRKIVTRMIAGMWASVTLIALPSLIFREVIKKHDDERDTILVCTPKHDLPREVMFQYSFETVVGFIIPYAVIMTSYIKIVRRLKQTKFRRTVRSEKLIMGIVVTFGLLWLPYHVINMVQVSAEWFDEKSKVRAKLLLISKTSRAVTSALAFISSCANPVLYTFAGKAYIKKNGFSFMARLFEGTSMDQTANKIASSTNKSTEL encoded by the exons ATGGCTTCCTTGTCATCAAACCACAGTCTTCCCTCATCCCACAACAACACGATGGCGGAGCTGAGCCCGGTGAGCAACGACATCTCGACGGCCGTGGGCGCTCTGATCCTGGGCATCGTTTTCCTGCTCGGCGTTCCCGGGAACCTCTTTGTGGCCTGGAGCATCATGGCGCGCACCCGCCATCGCTCCGTCACCACCCTGCTCATCTTCAACCTGGCGTGCGCCGACGGCTTCCTCATGGCGCTCACCGTCTTCTTCGTCATCTACCTGGCCACGCAGACGTGGGTCTTCGGCCGGGTCATGTGCAAGATACTCTTCTACCTGTGCAACGTCAACATGTACGCCTCCATCTTCCTCATCACCCTGATGAGCCTGCACAGGCTGGTCGCGGTGGTCTGGCCGCTCAAGTTGTCGTCGGTGGCCTGCAGGAAGATCGTGACCAGGATGATCGCGGGCATGTGGGCGTCGGTGACACTGATCGCCCTCCCTTCCCTGATTTTCCGCGAAGTGATAAAGAAGCACGACGACGAACGGGACACCATTCTGGTGTGCACGCCGAAACACGACCTGCCGCGAGAA GTGATGTTCCAGTATTCCTTTGAGACAGTGGTCGGTTTCATAATTCCTTATGCCGTCATTATGACCAGCTACATAAAGATTGTGAGACGCCTGAAGCAGACCAAGTTTCGTCGCACGGTGCGCAGTGAGAAGCTGATCATGGGGATTGTGGTGACCTTCGGCTTGTTGTGGCTGCCCTATCATGTCATCAACATGGTACAG GTTTCAGCTGAGTGGTTTGATGAAAAGTCGAAGGTGCGAGCAAA ATTGCTCCTGATATCGAAGACGAGCCGTGCCGTGACCTCTGCCCTGGCCTTCATCAGTAGTTGTGCCAACCCAGTCCTTTACACGTTCGCTGGGAAGGCCTACATCAAGAAAAACGGTTTCTCCTTCATGGCTCGACTGTTTGAGGGCACATCGATGGATCAGACCGCGAACAAAATCGCTAGCAGCACGAACAAGTCAACTGAACTATAA
- the mettl17 gene encoding methyltransferase-like protein 17, mitochondrial has product MASTTHVAIVICQKTSALRIICRRMSSAVHPQTQVDFLNGVPHRKHPGVTNLKTLRLPEQLQRAAQSIVLGAQIKGLSDRAQSLTQYLWSRKRPVEDLNLRKRAKSLEKLVLENAKERREAYDGDYVKMKVLSELKRTTYNWTPVRFDEDLGVVYMAARLAGGYTAVRRALNEILVRDPSFAPHSLLDFGSGLGTAVWASHSCWGDTLKEMVCVDSSGPMNVLAERLLKDDDDKAAPHIKQVYFRQFLPVSPKVQFDLVVGAFSLSELASQKERVETLLTLWRKTSSYLVLVENGTKEGHQILMEARDTLLKTQEQTSLDSRTASVFAPCPHEMTCPKLARFPAVPCNFHQHYHPLPLPGSPVRQTETFSYVVLSRSDPKEAAAGPRWARLVAPVLRRPRHVHCHTCSPDGQLHHTVVTRKKHGRDVYRCARSSDWGDQLPIIQQEEAGPLSDSE; this is encoded by the exons ATGGCGTCTACCACTCATGTGGCCATCGTCATATGTCAAAAGACATCAGCCTTGAGGATCATATGCCGG AGAATGTCTTCAGCAGTACATCCTCAAACGCAAGTAGACTTTCTGAATGGAGTGCCTCATAGGAAGCACCCAGGTGTAACCAACTTGAAAACACTACGCTTACCCGAGCAACTGCAAAGGGCCGCACAATCAATTGTTCTTG GTGCTCAGATCAAAGGACTGTCCGATCGAGCTCAGAGTCTCACACAGTATCTGTGGAGCAGGAAAAGGCCAGTGGAGGACTTGAACCTGAGGAAGAGAGCCAAAAGCCTGGAGAAGCTTGTCTTGGAGAAcgcaaaggagaggagagaag CTTATGACGGTGATTACGTTAAGATGAAAGTGCTGTCTGAACTCAAAAGGACAACATACAACTGGACCCCTGTGAG gtttgATGAAGACCTGGGCGTGGTGTACATGGCCGCCCGGCTGGCCGGTGGCTACACCGCAGTGAGGAGAGCCCTTAACGAG ATATTGGTCAGGGACCCTTCCTTCGCCCCTCATTCTCTCTTGGATTTCGGCTCGGGGTTGGGCACAGCGGTCTG GGCATCACACTCATGTTGGGGTGACACTTTGAaggagatggtgtgtgtggacAGCTCCGGGCCGATGAACGTTCTGGCAGAGCGGCTTCTCAAAG ATGACGACGACAAAGCTGCGCCTCACATCAAGCAGGTGTATTTCAGACAGTTTCTCCCCGTGTCGCCGAAG GTGCAGTTTGACCTGGTAGTTGGAGCCTTCTCACTGTCTGAATTAGCCAGTCAGAAGGAGCGAGTAGAGACTCTGTTGACTCTGTGGAGGAAGACCAGCTCCTAtctt GTGCTGGTTGAAAATGGGACCAAAGAGGGCCATCAGATCCTCATGGAAGCCAGAGACACCTTGCTCAAG acacaggaacAGACGTCCTTGGACTCCAGAACAGCATCTGTGTTTGCTCCG TGTCCCCATGAAATGACATGTCCCAAGCTGGCCCGCTTTCCCGCTGTGCCCTGCAACTTCCACCAACACtaccaccctctccctctcccaggg AGTCCGGTGCGTCAGACGGAGACCTTCAGTTACGTGGTGCTGTCGCGGTCGGATCCGAAAGAGGCAGCGGCCGGGCCGCGCTGGGCCCGGTTGGTGGCGCCGGTGTTGCGACGGCCCAGACACGTGCACTGCCACACGTGCAGCCCGGACGGACAGCTCCACCACACGGTGGTGACGCGAAAGAAACACGGCCG CGATGTGTACCGCTGTGCCCGGAGCAGTGATTGGGGAGATCAGCTGCCAATCATTCAGCAAGAAGAGGCGGGTCCTCTGAGTGACTCAGAGTGA
- the sdr39u1 gene encoding epimerase family protein SDR39U1: MRVLIGGGSGFVGRELTRLLGKHGHEVTLISRKPGPGRITWAQLQSDGLPPCDGAVNLSGESILNPMRWWNESYKKDVFSSRIDTTRTLAHAIAASPNPPRSWVLITGVACYKPSLTAEYMEDSEWTPFDLLSRLVKEWEAAALLPENVAQTTKQVVIRPGVVLGRDGGAMKQMLLPFWLGLGGTLGPGTQPFPWIHVRDLAGVIAHSLGPGSPPDGPDAGPGAQVLNGVAPAQNTNYEFTKELGRALGRPTVLPVPAFVLNAMLGSERALVLTHGQRVTPKRTLETGYQYQYPDLSSALKEIVGG, translated from the exons ATGCGAGTATTAATAG GCGGAGGTTCTGGCTTTGTTGGACGTGAGCTCACTCGCTTGCTTGGGAAGCATGGCCATGAGGTCACACTCATATCCCGTAAACCTGGCCCGGGAAGGATAACCTGG GCCCAGTTGCAGTCTGATGGCCTCCCACCATGTGATGGCGCTGTCAACCTGTCTGGAGAGAGCATCCTGAACCCCATGAGATG GTGGAACGAAAGCTACAAAAAGGAtgtgttctccagccggatcgaCACCACCAGGACTCTGGCTCACGCCATCGCTGCGTCGCCCAATCCGCCGCGTTCCTGGGTTCTGATAACGGGCGTCG CATGTTACAAACCCAGCCTTACAGCCGAGTACATGGAAGACAGCGAATGGACGCCATTCGACCTTCTGTCCAGACTGGTGAAGGAGTGGGAAGCAGCCGCACTCCTTCCTGAGAACGTGGCACAGACCACCAAACAGGTGGTCATCAGACCTG GGGTAGTGCTGGGTCGCGACGGAGGTGCCATGAAGCAGATGCTGCTGCCCTTCTGGCTAGGCCTCGGGGGCACGCTTGGGCCGGGCACGCAACCGTTTCCATGGATACACGTCAGGGACCTGGCAGGGGTCATCGCCCACTCCCTGGGGCCCGGCTCGCCCCCGGACGGGCCCGACGCCGGCCCGGGGGCCCAGGTGCTGAACGGGGTGGCCCCGGCGCAGAACACCAACTACGAGTTCACCAAGGAGCTGGGCCGGGCGCTGGGACGCCCCACCGTCCTCCCCGTGCCCGCCTTCGTCCTGAACGCAATGCTGGGCTCCGAGAGGGCCCTGGTGCTCACCCACGGCCAGAGGGTCACTCCCAAGAGGACCCTGGAGACGGGCTATCAGTACCAGTACCCCGACCTGAGCTCGGCGCTGAAGGAGATCGTCGGGGGTTGA
- the parp2 gene encoding poly [ADP-ribose] polymerase 2, with protein sequence MRHTRASRSKTVNDQKNGDVLGTKVWQWQGDEGQWELYPPSTSAILDSAVSSGDASVTITLGAAGTAYDVDLKKMVQINPATKYKRKIRSQMVKSEPASGDGAPVGQAEGAEQVKVEPKVEPKEEAKEELEAEPAPKKRRGQAKSQAKVQKPKEEATSTEVVKTVIMKGKAPVDSECKAKLGKAHVYSEREDVYDVMLNQTNLQFNNNKYYLLQLLEDDSSKSYSVWLRWGRVGKSGQSSLTACGRDLNKAKDFFKKKFEEKTKNNWEHRLNFEKVPGKYDMVFMDYSTSSKEEPALEVDAAPKKWTSKLDEKVQSLLELICDIKAMEECVLEMKFDTRKAPLGKLTSEQIRAGYTALKRIEECLKKKDSRKDLLEACNQFYTRIPHDFGLKTPPMISSEDDLKEKIALLEALSDIQIAVKMVQASANAEEHPLDRQYHSLQCQLQPLDAGSDAYQTVSSYLQSTHAPTHSEYTMSVLDVFSVDRQGESEKFLSGMHNKTLLWHGSRLSNYVGILSQGLRVAPPEAPVTGYMFGKGIYFADMSSKSANYCFTNQRNNIGLLLLSEVALGDCNELLDADYEAQKLPEGKHSTKGMGQTGPDPKNAVTLDGFSVPIGPPVKTGAGRAGSYSLLYNEFIVYNPAQVRMRYLLRVQFNYPSLW encoded by the exons ATGAGGCACACACGAGCATCTAGGAGCAAAACTGTAAATGATCAGAAGAACGGAGATGTTCTGGGCACAAAAG TGTGGCAGTGGCAAGGGGACGAGGGCCAATGGGAACTGTACCCTCCTTCGACGTCTGCCATACTGGACTCCGCCGTGTCCTCCGGGGACGCCTCCGTCACCATCACGTTGGGCGCCGCGGGGACAGCCTATGACGTCGACCTGAAGAAGATGGTTCAAATTAACCCCGCCACCAAGTACAAAAGGAAAATACGCTCTCAGATGGTGAAAtcag AGCCTGCGAGTGGAGATGGAGCCCCCGTTGGGCAGGCTGAAGGAGCGGAACAAGTTAAAGTGGAACCAAAGGTGGAACCAAAGGAGGAAGCAAAGGAGGAACTAGAGGCGGAGCCAGCTCCTAAGAAGAGGAGGGGCCAGGCCAAGAGCCAGGCAAAAGTCCAAAAGCCCAAAGAGGAAGCGACGAGTACTG AGGTGGTGAAGACCGTGATCATGAAGGGGAAGGCTCCAGTGGACTCTGAGTGTAAGGCCAAGCTGGGCAAG GCCCATGTGTACAGTGAAAGGGAGGACGTCTATGACGTTATGCTAAACCAG aCAAACCTGCagttcaacaacaacaagtacTACCTGCTCCAGCTGCTAGAAGACGACAGCTCCAAGAGCTACagcgtgtggctgagatggggcCGAG TTGGTAAATCgggccagagcagcttgacagCCTGCGGGCGAGACCTGAACAAGGCCAAAGACTTCTTCAAGAAAAA ATTCGAGGAAAAGACAAAGAATAACTGGGAACACCGGCTTAACTTTGAGAAAGTCCCTGGAAAATATGACATGGTGTTCATGGACTACAGTACCTCTTCAAAG GAGGAGCCCGCGCTGGAGGTGGACGCCGCGCCCAAGAAGTGGACCTCCAAGCTGGATGAGAAGGTCCAGTCCCTGCTGGAGCTCATCTGTGACATCAAGGCCATGGAGGAGTGTGTGCTGGAGATGAAGTTTGACACCCGCAAAGCCCCCCTGG GCAAGCTGACGTCGGAGCAGATCCGCGCGGGCTACACCGCCCTGAAGCGGATCGAAGAGTGCCTGAAGAAGAAAGACAGCCGCAAAGACCTGTTGGAGGCCTGCAACCAGTTCTACACTCGCATCCCCCACGACTTTGG GCTGAAGACACCCCCCATGATCAGCTCTGAGGACGACCTGAAGGAGAAGATAGCTCTGTTGGAG GCCCTCAGTGACATCCAGATCGCCGTGAAGATGGTCCAGGCCAGCGCCAACGCGGAGGAGCATCCCCTGGACCGCCAGTACCACTCGCTCCAGTGCCAGCTGCAGCCCCTGGACGCCGGCAGCGACGCATACCAG ACGGTCTCCAGCTACCTGCAGAGCACCCACGCCCCCACCCACAGCGAGTACACCATGAGCGTCCTGGACGTCTTCTCCGTGGACCGCCAGGGCGAGTCGGAGAAGTTCCTCTCCGGGATGCACAACAA GACTCTGCTGTGGCACGGCTCCCGTCTGTCCAACTACGTGGGCATCCTGAGTCAGGGGCTCCGCGTGGCCCCCCCCGAGGCCCCCGTCACCGGATACAtg TTCGGTAAAGGGATCTACTTCGCCGACATGTCGTCGAAGAGCGCCAACTACTGCTTCACCAACCAGCGCAACAACatcggcctgctgctgctgagcgAG GTGGCGCTGGGGGACTGCAACGAGCTCCTGGACGCTGACTACGAGGCGCAGAAACTCCCCGAGGGCAAGCACAGCACCAAGGGCATGGGCCAGACCGGCCCGGACCCCAAGAACGCCGTCACCCT ggACGGCTTCTCTGTGCCCATTGGCCCGCCGGTGAAGACGGGCGCGGGCCGGGCGGGGTCCTACTCCCTCCTCTACAACGAGTTCATCGTGTACAACCCCGCCCAAGTCCGCATGCGCTACCTGCTCAGAGTCCAGTTCAACTACCCCTCCCTGTGGTGA